A genomic window from Cloacibacillus evryensis DSM 19522 includes:
- a CDS encoding CdaR family transcriptional regulator, with the protein MFKKMAQNIAESTSEVIGRGVLVTDENGIIIGCNVKKRVGTYHEPSIKVMQENKPCVTYSEEAKKMPGVYPGYTLPIQFFDKVIGSVSITGMPEEVERFGLLVQKQAEIMLREQAFLESNLMRERALRDLVENVASYDASQGMGELITLQGKELGVTLTRCKASVVVEMKSWKDDSSENAYQVMVRELRSAFSHPRNVICPQRNRRVTIFVTPNRPGTNDDITQNIEGVARGFIESLENKGITADIAVGFPANDLNGLAISLRSARDAMRLAGQLKLSGVISARNLTSEALLDLLPAGKREEFADRTLAGLEGRNDYEEMRDTFLGWCESPFASGEVAERLAMHRNSLQYRLKKIRALTGKDPWNFKDAFELWAAFVLKNISGGEKKQ; encoded by the coding sequence ATGTTTAAGAAGATGGCCCAGAATATCGCCGAAAGTACGAGCGAGGTTATCGGCCGCGGCGTTCTTGTTACCGACGAAAATGGCATCATTATTGGATGTAATGTCAAGAAAAGGGTCGGCACCTACCACGAACCGTCCATAAAGGTGATGCAGGAAAACAAGCCCTGCGTCACATACAGCGAGGAGGCGAAAAAAATGCCGGGCGTCTATCCCGGCTATACCCTGCCGATACAATTCTTCGACAAGGTCATCGGTTCCGTCTCGATAACCGGCATGCCGGAGGAGGTCGAGCGCTTCGGGCTGCTCGTGCAGAAGCAGGCGGAGATAATGCTGCGCGAACAGGCCTTCCTTGAATCAAACCTCATGCGCGAACGCGCCCTGCGCGACCTCGTCGAGAATGTCGCCTCCTACGACGCTTCGCAGGGGATGGGCGAGCTCATCACACTGCAGGGCAAAGAGCTCGGCGTCACGCTTACACGCTGCAAGGCTTCCGTCGTCGTCGAGATGAAAAGCTGGAAAGACGATTCCAGCGAGAACGCCTATCAGGTGATGGTGCGCGAGCTGCGCTCCGCCTTTTCACATCCGCGCAACGTCATCTGCCCGCAGAGAAACAGGCGCGTGACCATCTTCGTAACGCCGAACCGTCCCGGTACGAACGACGATATAACCCAGAATATAGAGGGAGTCGCCCGCGGTTTCATTGAGAGCCTCGAAAACAAGGGCATCACGGCCGACATCGCCGTCGGCTTTCCCGCGAACGACCTGAACGGCCTCGCTATCTCGCTGCGCTCGGCGCGTGACGCGATGCGCCTCGCGGGACAGCTCAAACTTTCGGGAGTGATATCGGCCCGCAACCTCACGAGCGAGGCGCTGCTCGACCTGCTCCCCGCCGGCAAGCGCGAAGAGTTCGCCGACCGGACGCTCGCCGGGCTGGAAGGGCGCAACGACTACGAAGAGATGCGCGACACCTTTCTCGGCTGGTGCGAATCGCCCTTCGCGAGCGGAGAAGTGGCCGAACGCCTCGCGATGCACAGAAACAGCCTGCAGTACCGCCTTAAAAAGATCCGCGCCCTCACCGGCAAAGACCCCTGGAACTTCAAGGACGCCTTTGAACTATGGGCGGCCTTTGTGCTGAAGAACATCAGCGGAGGGGAGAAGAAGCAATAA
- a CDS encoding glycine/sarcosine/betaine reductase component B subunit, with amino-acid sequence MRLELHKVHIKGLDFAEKTHVKNGVLYVNKEEAEALIAEDRNFSKVSIDFARPGEKTRIIPVKDAVEPRVKIGKGNYFPGFMAPMEKAGNGETLVLDGAAVITCGPIVAFQEGFIDMSGPAAPYSPFSETYNIVLSVEPTENLEKHLYETSLREAGLKLGVYLARCAEENGAKADEVAVFEKGDTFEESQKYPDLPKVIYVCMNITQGLLHDTYLYAADLRPSLPTLIHPNEVLDGAMVSGNCVSACDKNTTWHHCHNPIVQALYARHGKEINFLGMVPTQESTVLAGKIRASQMNLSIAQQLGADGVIVSEEGYGNPDTDLCLNAKNFENAGIKAVLVSDESAGTDGASQSLADATPELTGFISTGNVNEMIEVPAMDKVIGYPESIAVLSGGAEESLRPDGSMYVELQSIIASTAEIGYNKLGCEWV; translated from the coding sequence ATGCGTTTGGAGTTGCATAAGGTCCATATCAAGGGACTTGATTTTGCAGAGAAAACCCACGTAAAGAACGGCGTGCTCTATGTCAACAAAGAAGAAGCCGAAGCCCTCATCGCCGAGGACAGAAACTTCTCAAAGGTGAGCATAGACTTTGCCCGTCCCGGCGAGAAGACCCGCATCATTCCGGTCAAAGACGCGGTCGAACCCCGCGTGAAGATCGGAAAGGGCAACTATTTCCCCGGATTCATGGCTCCCATGGAGAAGGCCGGAAACGGCGAGACGCTCGTCCTTGACGGCGCTGCGGTCATAACCTGCGGTCCGATCGTCGCCTTCCAGGAGGGCTTCATCGACATGAGCGGCCCCGCAGCCCCCTATTCACCTTTCTCAGAGACGTACAACATCGTCCTCTCGGTCGAACCCACAGAAAACCTTGAGAAGCACCTCTACGAGACTTCTCTCCGCGAAGCCGGACTGAAGCTCGGCGTCTATCTTGCCCGCTGCGCGGAAGAGAACGGCGCGAAGGCCGACGAAGTCGCGGTATTCGAAAAGGGCGACACCTTTGAAGAGAGCCAGAAGTACCCTGATCTCCCGAAGGTCATCTACGTCTGCATGAATATCACCCAGGGACTGCTGCACGACACCTATCTCTACGCGGCTGACCTCCGCCCCTCGCTCCCGACTCTCATTCACCCGAACGAAGTCCTCGACGGCGCGATGGTCTCCGGAAACTGCGTCTCTGCCTGCGACAAAAACACCACCTGGCACCACTGCCACAACCCCATCGTACAGGCCCTCTATGCCCGCCACGGCAAAGAGATAAACTTCCTCGGCATGGTCCCCACACAGGAGAGCACCGTGCTCGCCGGCAAGATCCGCGCCTCGCAGATGAACCTCTCGATCGCGCAGCAGCTCGGCGCGGACGGCGTGATCGTATCGGAGGAAGGCTACGGCAACCCCGACACCGACCTTTGCCTCAACGCGAAGAACTTTGAGAACGCGGGCATCAAAGCGGTCCTCGTCTCCGACGAATCGGCCGGAACGGACGGCGCGAGCCAGAGCCTTGCCGACGCCACGCCGGAGCTGACGGGCTTTATTTCCACGGGCAACGTCAACGAAATGATCGAAGTTCCCGCGATGGACAAGGTCATCGGCTACCCCGAGTCGATCGCTGTCCTCTCGGGCGGCGCGGAAGAGAGCCTGCGCCCCGACGGTTCAATGTATGTGGAGCTTCAGTCCATCATCGCCTCCACAGCTGAAATCGGCTACAACAAGCTCGGCTGCGAGTGGGTATAG
- a CDS encoding glycine/betaine/sarcosine/D-proline family reductase selenoprotein B yields the protein MTLRVVHYINQFYAGIGGEEKADHQPEVREGIVGPGMGLNAAFNGEAEIVATVICGDGYYGEHTDEARAKCLELIKAQKPDLFIAGPAFNAGRYGFACGDIAATVAAELGVPTVTSMYPENPGVELYSKKTYIVPCADSARGMGKALPVMAALGLKLAKGEKMGPAKEEGYIHRGMRKSFFHEKSGAERAVEMLLKKLRGEEFQTEYEMPTFKKIPPAAPIKDLKHATIALVTSGGIVPKGNPDRIRVSSAESFGEYDISELFDMTPDNYESIHGGYDRQWANVDPDVVVPIDVMRELEKEGVFGKLHNKFYTTTGTGTAVAFGEKFGQEIGAKLKEAGVDAVILTSTUGTCTRCGASMTREIENAAGIPVVQIATIVPIMLTVGTNRIVPGVAIPHPVGNPELGPEVDKAARRELLMRAFKAMTTPIEEQTIFEKN from the coding sequence ATGACCTTAAGAGTTGTTCATTATATCAACCAGTTCTACGCCGGGATCGGCGGAGAAGAGAAGGCCGACCACCAGCCCGAGGTACGCGAGGGCATAGTCGGCCCCGGAATGGGCCTTAACGCGGCCTTCAACGGCGAAGCCGAGATAGTCGCCACCGTCATCTGCGGCGACGGCTACTACGGAGAACACACTGACGAGGCGCGCGCCAAGTGCCTTGAGCTGATAAAGGCTCAAAAGCCCGACCTCTTCATCGCCGGCCCCGCCTTCAACGCCGGACGCTACGGCTTCGCCTGCGGCGACATCGCGGCCACGGTCGCGGCTGAACTCGGCGTCCCCACAGTAACTTCGATGTACCCCGAGAACCCCGGAGTGGAGCTTTACTCCAAGAAGACCTACATCGTCCCCTGCGCGGATTCGGCGCGCGGCATGGGCAAGGCCCTTCCTGTAATGGCGGCGCTCGGCCTCAAGCTCGCGAAGGGCGAGAAGATGGGCCCCGCGAAAGAAGAGGGCTACATCCACCGCGGCATGCGCAAATCCTTCTTCCACGAGAAGAGCGGAGCCGAGCGCGCGGTAGAGATGCTCCTGAAGAAACTCCGCGGCGAAGAGTTCCAGACGGAATATGAGATGCCGACCTTCAAGAAGATCCCGCCGGCAGCTCCCATAAAGGATCTGAAGCACGCGACGATCGCGCTCGTCACTTCGGGCGGAATCGTCCCCAAGGGCAACCCCGACCGCATCCGCGTCTCCTCGGCGGAGAGCTTCGGCGAGTATGACATCTCCGAACTCTTCGACATGACGCCCGACAACTACGAGTCGATCCACGGCGGCTACGACCGTCAGTGGGCCAATGTCGACCCCGATGTCGTCGTTCCGATCGACGTTATGCGCGAACTTGAGAAAGAGGGCGTTTTCGGCAAGCTTCACAATAAGTTCTACACCACGACCGGAACCGGCACGGCCGTCGCCTTCGGAGAAAAGTTTGGCCAGGAGATCGGCGCGAAGCTGAAAGAAGCTGGAGTTGACGCCGTGATCCTCACCTCCACCTGAGGAACTTGTACTCGGTGCGGCGCATCGATGACAAGAGAAATTGAAAACGCGGCCGGAATCCCCGTCGTTCAGATAGCGACGATCGTTCCCATCATGCTCACAGTCGGAACAAACAGAATAGTCCCCGGCGTGGCGATCCCCCATCCCGTCGGAAATCCCGAACTGGGCCCCGAAGTCGACAAGGCCGCGCGCAGAGAGCTGCTCATGCGCGCCTTCAAAGCGATGACGACCCCGATCGAAGAACAGACGATCTTCGAAAAGAACTAG
- a CDS encoding GrdX family protein, with amino-acid sequence MATKELRIVTNNGWIEKGPAVPHEIIPVDGTPLEVLDKAEELLQQGWKLVSAPLPPNVPIMRGPYRSLVIEKNDRQYDKDGLIAIDKARERYRMERENHNLPEPGEDFGVIDRQMLQRMLRDTMLIEAEKEN; translated from the coding sequence ATGGCGACAAAAGAGTTACGTATCGTTACGAACAACGGCTGGATAGAAAAAGGCCCGGCTGTGCCCCATGAGATAATCCCGGTTGACGGTACGCCGCTGGAGGTCCTCGACAAAGCGGAAGAGCTGCTTCAGCAGGGGTGGAAACTGGTTTCGGCTCCGCTTCCTCCGAACGTCCCGATAATGCGCGGCCCGTACAGGTCGCTCGTGATCGAGAAGAACGACCGTCAATATGACAAGGACGGCCTGATCGCGATCGATAAGGCGAGAGAGCGGTACAGGATGGAGCGGGAGAACCACAATCTGCCGGAGCCGGGAGAGGATTTCGGCGTGATAGACCGTCAGATGCTCCAGCGTATGTTGCGCGACACTATGTTAATAGAAGCTGAAAAAGAAAATTAA
- a CDS encoding thioredoxin family protein, producing the protein MIALTKENCDAEVREEKSIPVVVDFWGPQCVPCMGLMPHYHEMEEDEKFKGKVKFTSVDCSTNKRVAMGFRVMGLPTFLFWKDGVEVKRLSKEECTPESIRAEIENLIK; encoded by the coding sequence ATGATTGCACTTACAAAAGAAAACTGTGACGCCGAAGTACGCGAAGAGAAGTCAATTCCCGTAGTGGTGGACTTCTGGGGTCCCCAGTGCGTCCCATGCATGGGCCTTATGCCCCACTATCACGAGATGGAAGAGGATGAGAAGTTTAAGGGCAAGGTAAAGTTCACCTCCGTCGACTGCTCGACAAACAAGAGAGTGGCGATGGGCTTCCGCGTAATGGGCCTTCCCACTTTCCTTTTCTGGAAGGACGGAGTCGAGGTAAAGCGTCTTTCAAAAGAAGAGTGCACCCCAGAGTCGATCAGAGCGGAGATCGAAAACCTTATTAAGTAA
- the grdA gene encoding glycine/sarcosine/betaine reductase complex selenoprotein A, whose product MGKLSGKKLLLLGERDGVPGPAMEACLKDSGAEIVFSATECFVUTAAGAMDLQNQQRIKDAAEKFGAENCVVVLGSSDAEGAEIYAETVTNGDPTFAGPLAGVPLGLPVYHIFDETIRAECDPAQWEEQISMMEMVLDPEALAAAVKGMRDEYSKAQL is encoded by the coding sequence ATGGGCAAATTAAGTGGTAAGAAACTTCTCCTGCTTGGTGAAAGAGACGGCGTACCTGGGCCCGCGATGGAAGCGTGCCTTAAGGATTCTGGAGCCGAGATAGTATTCTCAGCGACAGAATGCTTTGTCTGAACCGCGGCAGGAGCAATGGACTTGCAGAATCAGCAGCGTATTAAAGACGCCGCTGAGAAATTCGGAGCCGAGAACTGTGTAGTAGTATTAGGTTCTTCAGACGCGGAAGGCGCAGAGATCTACGCCGAAACCGTCACGAACGGCGACCCGACCTTCGCAGGCCCGCTTGCTGGAGTCCCGTTGGGACTTCCCGTATATCACATCTTTGATGAAACGATCCGCGCGGAGTGCGATCCCGCGCAGTGGGAAGAGCAGATTTCCATGATGGAGATGGTCCTCGATCCCGAAGCGCTCGCCGCCGCCGTCAAAGGCATGCGTGATGAGTACAGCAAAGCACAGCTGTAA
- a CDS encoding papain-like cysteine protease family protein, with translation MRSRVRRVPRPDWIIPHPESAAGYAGISDVKDSPYFKAPDFYSMKSNDKGLTMLTNYPTYQQTTCYSCGPAAALTVLWYFGVTCYDEPELMRRMGTSGVPNERGEGGTCTAGICRFFEEIGWKVCSSLRECRGGENIFKNAAEFRDFIVGKLRSGLPVMVENMRFGGHWRVIIGYDTMGTPTTADDVLILMDSDDVCDHCQDGYSVVSAEEFFHTWRDIGALPVDQRVQQYIVACPPEYGDQ, from the coding sequence ATGCGCAGCCGTGTAAGACGCGTCCCGCGTCCCGACTGGATAATCCCTCATCCGGAGAGCGCAGCGGGATATGCCGGTATTTCGGACGTTAAGGATTCGCCCTATTTTAAAGCTCCCGATTTTTATTCAATGAAGAGCAACGACAAAGGGCTGACGATGCTCACCAACTATCCGACCTACCAGCAGACCACATGCTACAGCTGCGGCCCCGCGGCGGCGCTGACGGTCCTTTGGTACTTTGGCGTCACTTGCTATGACGAACCGGAGCTGATGCGGCGAATGGGCACCAGCGGCGTCCCCAACGAAAGGGGCGAGGGCGGCACCTGTACGGCTGGTATCTGCCGTTTTTTTGAAGAGATAGGCTGGAAGGTGTGCTCAAGCCTGCGCGAATGCCGCGGCGGGGAAAATATCTTTAAAAACGCAGCCGAGTTCCGTGATTTTATCGTCGGCAAGCTGCGTTCCGGGCTGCCGGTAATGGTGGAGAATATGCGCTTCGGCGGGCACTGGCGCGTAATAATCGGTTACGACACCATGGGCACGCCAACGACCGCCGACGACGTCCTGATCCTTATGGACAGCGACGACGTCTGCGACCACTGCCAGGATGGCTATTCGGTCGTCTCCGCCGAGGAGTTCTTTCACACATGGCGCGACATCGGCGCCCTGCCTGTCGACCAGCGTGTGCAGCAGTATATTGTCGCCTGCCCGCCTGAATACGGGGATCAATAA
- a CDS encoding acyl-CoA thioesterase, translating to MAERYTLAAKIRVRYSETDQMKIVYNANYLDWFEVTRTELCRGWGRPYTEWEENGLMLPVVEAYCRYKHPACYDDEIELWGRVSDLKVHSIKFEYRVVRAADSKLLTEGWTRHGCTDRSGKLFKKEHPFYLWVLSIIGDDA from the coding sequence ATGGCAGAGAGATACACCCTTGCCGCGAAGATTAGGGTGCGCTACAGTGAGACGGATCAGATGAAGATAGTTTACAATGCCAATTACCTGGACTGGTTCGAGGTGACACGCACCGAGCTCTGCCGCGGCTGGGGCAGGCCCTATACCGAATGGGAGGAAAACGGACTCATGCTTCCCGTGGTGGAGGCATACTGCCGCTATAAACATCCCGCCTGCTACGATGACGAGATAGAGCTTTGGGGGCGTGTTTCCGACCTTAAGGTCCACAGCATAAAATTTGAATACCGGGTCGTACGCGCCGCCGACAGCAAACTGCTCACAGAGGGGTGGACAAGGCATGGCTGCACCGACCGCAGCGGCAAGCTGTTCAAGAAAGAGCATCCCTTCTATTTGTGGGTCCTTTCTATAATTGGAGATGACGCCTGA
- a CDS encoding GTP-binding protein: MAVGETRPLTIGILAHVDGGKTTLTEQMLFRAGAVRSLGRVDDGSAHTDFMDFERRRGISVRAASALLEWRERKIYIIDTPGHSDFSSEVQRAVRAMDLAVIVVSAVEGVQSQTELIWHSIDKMGIPALFFINKTDRVGADAGSVTAEIGELTGTAPRPLELGDKEALAETLAEYDDEALEKFFEGGGEAFSCEELGVLLRDSFYSRKLVPVLSGAALKGEGVEPLLDLLAWLAKRPAPEGPLSGVVFKVEHNPSLGRVAHIRLFSGTLKNRDIVRNATADRDEKVTQIREVLGSKERDRGCLSAGEVGAVYGMTGTVSGDIIGDASYVPPFAEIAAPALRVRVTLADQQQYPALSAALAELAAEDPLLDVIWERESREMLVRVAGLIQIEILQTLLKDRFGLEAAIGEPMVIYKERPCKRAHGYVEYTMPKPCWAVMDFEIEPLPVGSGVVFESVVPNDKIYTRYQAQVRQTIPEALRQGPKGWEVTDIRIRLVGGEHHTVHTHPLDFMLATPMGIMDGLVAGGTELLEPIQKFRLTFPEELSGKLIGEIIAMRGTFDSPVVRRGVFMMEGLLPLAASMDFPLRIASLTGGRGALSTVSAGYAPCPPGEGVEVPYRGVSPLDRAKYILYKRGALGA; encoded by the coding sequence TTGGCTGTAGGCGAAACACGCCCGCTGACGATCGGCATCCTGGCCCATGTCGACGGCGGAAAGACGACGCTGACGGAGCAGATGCTCTTCCGGGCCGGCGCCGTCCGTTCGCTGGGGCGTGTGGATGACGGCAGCGCCCATACCGATTTTATGGATTTTGAACGCCGGCGCGGCATCTCGGTCCGCGCCGCCTCCGCTCTGCTTGAGTGGAGGGAAAGAAAGATATATATCATCGACACCCCGGGGCACAGCGACTTTTCCTCCGAGGTGCAGCGCGCCGTCCGCGCGATGGATCTCGCCGTGATCGTCGTCTCCGCGGTCGAGGGCGTTCAGTCGCAGACCGAGTTGATCTGGCATTCTATAGACAAGATGGGGATACCGGCGCTTTTCTTCATAAACAAGACGGACCGCGTCGGGGCCGACGCCGGTTCGGTAACGGCGGAGATAGGGGAGCTGACCGGGACCGCCCCGCGTCCGCTGGAACTGGGAGACAAAGAAGCGCTTGCCGAAACGCTCGCCGAATATGACGACGAGGCGCTGGAAAAATTTTTTGAGGGAGGAGGCGAAGCCTTCAGTTGCGAAGAGCTTGGCGTACTCCTGCGGGATTCTTTCTATTCAAGAAAGCTCGTCCCCGTCCTCAGCGGAGCCGCCCTGAAGGGCGAGGGGGTCGAGCCCCTGCTTGATCTCCTCGCGTGGCTGGCGAAGAGGCCTGCTCCGGAGGGACCGCTCTCAGGAGTCGTCTTTAAAGTGGAGCATAATCCCTCGCTGGGGAGGGTGGCTCATATCCGCCTCTTCTCGGGGACGCTGAAAAACCGGGATATCGTGCGCAACGCCACCGCGGACCGCGACGAGAAGGTGACGCAGATACGCGAGGTGCTCGGCTCAAAGGAAAGGGACAGAGGCTGTCTCAGCGCCGGAGAGGTGGGCGCGGTCTACGGCATGACGGGAACCGTCAGCGGCGACATTATCGGCGACGCCTCGTACGTGCCCCCATTTGCGGAGATCGCGGCGCCGGCACTGCGGGTCAGGGTAACGCTCGCCGACCAACAGCAGTATCCCGCGCTGTCGGCCGCGCTTGCCGAGCTGGCGGCCGAGGACCCGCTGCTCGACGTGATCTGGGAGAGGGAATCCCGTGAGATGCTCGTGCGCGTTGCGGGGCTGATCCAGATAGAGATACTTCAAACGCTGCTCAAAGACCGCTTTGGCCTTGAGGCGGCGATCGGCGAACCGATGGTGATCTATAAGGAGCGCCCGTGCAAACGCGCGCACGGCTATGTTGAATACACCATGCCCAAGCCCTGCTGGGCGGTGATGGATTTTGAGATAGAGCCGCTGCCGGTCGGTTCCGGCGTCGTCTTTGAGAGCGTCGTCCCCAACGATAAAATATATACGCGGTACCAGGCGCAGGTGAGACAGACTATTCCCGAGGCGCTGCGGCAGGGGCCGAAGGGCTGGGAGGTCACGGATATAAGGATAAGGCTCGTCGGCGGCGAACATCATACGGTGCACACACATCCTCTCGACTTTATGTTGGCGACGCCGATGGGGATAATGGACGGACTTGTCGCCGGCGGCACGGAACTTTTAGAGCCGATTCAGAAATTCCGCCTCACTTTTCCTGAGGAGCTGAGCGGCAAACTGATCGGTGAAATAATCGCGATGCGCGGTACTTTTGACAGCCCCGTGGTGCGCAGGGGCGTTTTTATGATGGAGGGGCTCCTGCCGCTGGCCGCCAGCATGGACTTCCCGCTGCGCATAGCCTCGCTCACCGGCGGACGCGGCGCTCTTTCAACCGTAAGCGCCGGTTATGCCCCCTGCCCGCCGGGCGAGGGGGTTGAGGTGCCCTATCGCGGGGTGTCCCCCCTGGACCGCGCCAAATATATTTTGTATAAGCGCGGCGCGCTTGGCGCATAA
- a CDS encoding nitroreductase family protein has product MNELKVDRERCTKCGTCLRICPAGIIKFGGEGYPEIAARQGDRCIQCAQCVLFCPACADTLSFMDPQKLVKSADIAMPSAEEAENLLKTRRSIRKFKDERIPRGSFERIFETVRQAPTAVNYQPVRWVVSEDPAKTKEITNLILCWFREEIFKNPTAPGSLLGAAMIAKAKSGEDALLRGAPHVAVAVVPKDHRWPEDGAIALTYLELAAHGLGIGCCWGGYLTTAIRNFAPLREYLGIGEDEHICGAQMMGWPQILPLRQYPPRREAKIHWL; this is encoded by the coding sequence ATGAATGAACTTAAAGTTGATCGTGAAAGGTGTACAAAGTGCGGAACATGCCTGCGCATCTGTCCCGCGGGGATAATAAAGTTTGGCGGCGAAGGGTATCCTGAGATCGCAGCCAGACAGGGCGACCGTTGTATCCAGTGCGCACAGTGCGTCCTCTTCTGTCCGGCATGTGCTGATACGCTCTCTTTCATGGACCCCCAAAAGCTGGTGAAGAGCGCAGATATTGCGATGCCCTCCGCCGAGGAGGCGGAAAACCTGCTCAAGACGCGCCGCAGTATCCGTAAGTTCAAAGATGAGCGTATACCGCGCGGGAGCTTTGAGCGGATATTTGAGACGGTGCGGCAGGCGCCGACGGCTGTAAATTATCAGCCGGTGCGCTGGGTGGTTTCGGAAGACCCGGCGAAGACTAAGGAGATAACTAATCTCATCCTCTGCTGGTTCCGCGAGGAGATATTCAAAAACCCCACCGCTCCCGGATCGCTGCTGGGAGCCGCGATGATCGCAAAGGCCAAAAGCGGTGAAGACGCGCTGCTGCGGGGCGCTCCGCATGTCGCGGTGGCGGTGGTGCCGAAGGATCACCGTTGGCCCGAGGACGGAGCGATCGCCCTTACCTACCTTGAATTGGCGGCTCATGGGCTGGGGATCGGCTGCTGCTGGGGCGGCTATCTGACGACGGCGATCAGGAATTTCGCGCCGCTGCGGGAATACCTCGGGATCGGCGAGGACGAACATATATGCGGCGCCCAGATGATGGGCTGGCCCCAGATCCTGCCTCTGCGCCAGTATCCACCGCGCCGGGAAGCAAAGATACATTGGCTGTAG
- a CDS encoding serpin family protein translates to MKRIIITLALITVLFTPGAAMANISDLIPPFHWTYHSLSNLSAKGLIGEQVTPGKSAFTPEQVVALVVMALKHAESDTMKLGDAELSSMRQLANAYRPYFKEAGYDYNTIRNDIEMVAIRAGLMAVETNGGFRPTPKTLSAKAAYAVNKFTFDLYRQVAAERGHRNLFISPYSVTSALAMTYAGARGVTEQQMEKVLSLSPDIHKNIGALTNEINSVPQDIAQVGAANAVWPAKQEKILPEYAQTVRDYYNAGLTPLNYKANPESARQTINKWVEKQTQQRIKDIIAPGLLRKDTRMVLTNAIFFKSSWLEEFQAVNTTPRPFWVSPERSVNVLTMNRTGDNIGYANISDAEIVELPYKGGRFSMLVLLPDKKSDIETLENSLSAEQLGKWTAAMTPRKVKIYLPKFKQENDYDLAQTLAEMGMPSAFSPGSADFSGITGMDDIYISNIIHKTFIEVAEEGTEAAAATAVIMMRTSMPAPDDGMVVFRAERPFIYLIKDNATGAILFIGRYARP, encoded by the coding sequence ATGAAACGGATAATCATAACGCTGGCGCTCATTACGGTACTTTTCACGCCGGGCGCGGCGATGGCGAATATATCTGATCTGATCCCGCCCTTTCACTGGACGTATCATTCTTTGAGCAATCTCTCAGCCAAAGGGCTGATAGGCGAACAGGTGACCCCGGGCAAGAGCGCCTTCACCCCGGAACAGGTGGTTGCTCTTGTGGTGATGGCGCTCAAACACGCGGAAAGCGACACCATGAAGCTCGGCGACGCGGAGCTCTCCAGCATGCGCCAGCTGGCTAACGCCTACCGTCCTTATTTCAAGGAGGCGGGCTATGACTATAACACCATCCGCAACGATATCGAGATGGTGGCGATACGCGCCGGGCTTATGGCGGTCGAGACGAACGGAGGCTTCAGGCCGACGCCGAAGACTCTCTCCGCCAAGGCGGCCTACGCCGTCAACAAATTCACCTTTGACCTCTACCGGCAGGTGGCGGCGGAACGCGGGCACCGCAATCTATTCATATCGCCGTACAGCGTCACCTCCGCGCTCGCGATGACCTACGCCGGCGCGCGCGGCGTCACGGAGCAGCAGATGGAAAAAGTGCTGTCCCTGTCGCCAGACATCCATAAGAACATTGGCGCGCTCACCAACGAAATAAACTCCGTTCCGCAGGATATCGCGCAGGTCGGCGCGGCCAACGCCGTTTGGCCCGCGAAACAGGAGAAGATCCTGCCGGAATACGCGCAGACCGTCAGAGACTATTACAACGCGGGGCTGACGCCGCTCAACTACAAGGCCAACCCGGAATCGGCGCGCCAAACGATAAACAAGTGGGTGGAAAAACAGACGCAGCAGAGAATAAAAGATATCATAGCCCCCGGCTTGCTCCGCAAGGACACGCGGATGGTGCTGACGAACGCCATCTTTTTCAAATCCTCCTGGCTCGAGGAGTTCCAGGCGGTCAATACCACGCCGCGGCCCTTCTGGGTAAGCCCGGAAAGATCCGTTAACGTGCTGACCATGAACCGCACCGGCGACAATATCGGCTACGCCAATATCAGCGACGCGGAGATAGTGGAGCTGCCTTATAAGGGAGGACGTTTCTCGATGCTCGTCCTGCTCCCTGATAAAAAGTCCGACATCGAAACCCTGGAAAACAGCCTGAGCGCGGAGCAGCTGGGCAAATGGACGGCCGCGATGACACCCCGGAAGGTGAAGATATATCTGCCGAAATTCAAGCAGGAGAACGACTATGACCTCGCGCAGACTCTCGCGGAAATGGGCATGCCATCGGCGTTCAGCCCCGGCTCGGCGGATTTCTCCGGGATCACGGGCATGGACGACATCTATATAAGCAACATCATCCATAAGACCTTCATCGAAGTGGCGGAAGAGGGCACGGAGGCCGCCGCGGCGACGGCCGTCATCATGATGCGCACCTCAATGCCGGCCCCCGACGACGGCATGGTCGTCTTCCGCGCCGAACGCCCCTTCATCTACCTGATCAAAGACAACGCGACCGGCGCGATACTCTTCATCGGCAGATACGCAAGGCCGTAG